CACCGAGGGCGTCGGCACGGAGGGGGAGTGCGATGAGCGAGGACGTGAGCGCGGAGGTCTCCGGGGGCACCCGCGCCGAGCCCGGACCGCGCGGACGCGAGGCCGACCCGGGACGGGGACACACCATCGTCGTGGGCGCCGGGATGGCCGGGTTGGCCGCCGCGGACCGGCTGGCCGACCAGGGCGAGCGCGTGACGGTGCTCGAGGCGCGCAGCCGGACCGGGGGGCGCATCCACTCGGTGCACACCTGGGACGGCACCACCCTGGACGCGGGGGCCTCCTGGATGCGCGGCGAGGAGAACAACCCGCTGTCGCGGCTGGTGGAGGAGGTGGGCGCGCGCACCGCCGTGTTCAACCGCTCCACCGAGACCGCCTACGACCCCAAGGGCCGCAGGCTCCTGTTCGACCGGCACACCCGCAACATGGAGGACGTCAACCTCCTGCACGAGCACATGTACTGGGCCACGGTCGGCGCGAGCCCGGAGGAGTCCATGGAGGAGGGCATCAACCACGCCCTCTACGACGTCAACCTCGTGCGCTCGCGGGCCAGGGACGCCGTCGAGATCGTGCACCGCTTGGCCGAGGCCGACCACGGGGCGGACGCCGAGGAGGTCGCCTTCTCCGCGGTGGCCTCCGTCCACGAGTTCAGCGGCGACGACGTGGTCTTCCCCGAGGGGATGAGCCAGCTCACCGACTATCTCGCCCGGGGGCTGGACGTGCGCATGGAGCACGTCGTGCTGAGCATCTCCCACGACGACGGCGGCGTCAGCGTGCGGGTGGACACCCCCGACGGCGAGGAGACGCTGACCGCCGACCGGGTACTGGTCACCCTGCCGCTGGGCGTCCTGAGGGCCCGGCAGGTGGCTTTCACCCCGGAGCTGCCCGCGGAAAAGCGCGACGCCGTGCAGCGCCTGGGCAACGGCCGACTGGAGAAGCTCTTCCTGCGCTTCGACGAGGTCTTCTGGGGCGACGCCGAGGTGCTGGTGCACCTGGGCACCGAGGAGGGCGCCTGGTTCCACTGGTTCGCCGGGCAGAACGTCCTGGGCGAGCCCATCCTGGTCAGCCGCAACGGGGGCAACGCCGCGCGGTTCCTGGCCGGAATGGACGACGGCGACGTGGTCGAGCACGCCATGGCGTCCCTGCGCGGCATGTTCAAGAAGGCGCCGGACCCGATCGACCACTACCTGACGCACTGGATGGACGACCCCTTCGCGCGGGGCGGGTTCTCCTTCACCGCCGTCGGGGCCGGGGACGGTGACCGCACGGCGCTGAGTGCCCCGATCGGCGACCGGGTCTTCTTCGCGGGGGAGGCCACCGACATCGAGCACACCGCCACGGTGCACGGAGCTCTGTTGTCGGGGCGGCGCGAGGCCGAGCGCATCCTCTCCCTGGAGTAGCACCGGCCGGGGCGCCGCGGCGGGCCGCTCCCCGTTCCGCGGCGGCTCCCCGGGCACCCGTCCGCGCGACGGTGCCGGCCTCTCGTGGCGCGGCGGGAAAGAAGCTCCTTGTCCGCCCTTCACCGTGGCGAACGTCACGTGCTAATTTCGCCTGCACTGTATACACCCTAGTCAGGCGCCAATCCCCTTCCCAGCCATACCCGGTGCCGTGAGTTCGAAGGAACCCCCCCATGTCGGCCCTAGCAGTCCTTCTCGGAGCCCTGGCGCTGTTCGCCCTCGGCTACCGGTTCTACTCGGCCTATCTCGCGAAGCGGGTCTACTCCCTGGACCCCGACTTCGTCACCCCCGCCCACGCCTACAAGGACGGGATCGACTTCGTCCCCACCAACAAGCACATCGTCTTCGCCCACCACTTCATCTCCGTGGCGGGCGCGGCACCGATCGTCGGCCCCGCCATCGCGGTCTTCTGGGGGTGGGGGCCGGCGCTCCTGTGGGTGGTGCTGGGCACGATCTTCGCCTCCGGAGCCCACGACTTCGGGGCGATCGTGGTGTCGGTTCGGCACAAGGGCAAGAGCATCGGGGCTCTGGCCAAGGACGTGATCGGCACCCGGGCCCGGATCCTGTTCCTACTGATCATCTTCTTCCTGGTGACCATGGTCAACGCGGTGTTCGCGGTGATCATCACGGGCCTGCTCATCGCCAACCCCGAGGCGGTGCTCCCCGTCCTGGTCACCATTCCGCTGGCGATCGGGGTGGGCCAGGTCGTCTACCGCAGGCGCAGCGCCGCGCTCGTTCCGTCACTGATCAGTCTGCTGGTCGTGTACGCGTGCATCCCGCTCGGGCAGGCGTTCCCCATCACCGTGGACCCGCTGGCGAACCTGCTGGGCGCCGACCCCGCACTGGTGTGGCTGGTGCTGATCTTCGTCTACACCTTCTTCACCTCGCGTCTTCCGGTGTGGCTGCTCCTGCAGCCCCGCGACTACATCAACCAGCAGCAGATGGTGGTGGGCCTGCTCGTCATCATGGTCGGCATCATCGTGGGCATGAACACGATCGAGGCCCCCGCCTTCCGCGGCGACCTGCCCGAGGGAAGCCCGCCCATCTTCCCGCTGCTGTTCATCACCATCGCCTGCGGTGCGGTGTCCGGTTTCCACAGTTTGGTCGCCTCGGGGACGACCTCCAAGCAGCTGAACAAGGAGACCGACGCACGTTACGTGGGTTACCTGAGCTCGCTCGGCGAGGGCACGCTGGCCGTCTGCTCGATCCTGGCCTGCACCGCGGGCATCATGGTCTTCTCCGCCAATGAGGGAACCGCCTGGACCGACCACTACGCCGACTGGGCGACCGCCGGTACCAACCCGGCCGGCCGTTTCGTCGAAGGGGTGGCCGGGTTCGCGTCCAACATCGGGATCCCCGAGGGCGTCGGGCTGGTGTTCGCCACCGTGGTCGTGGTGAGCTTCGCGGCCACGAGCCTGGACACCGCGGTCCGGCTCCAGCGCTACACCATCCAGGAGATCAGCTCCATCGTGAAGGAGAAGGCGGCCCAGGGCGGCGTGCTCGAACGCTCCTCGCGTTTCCTCAGCCGCAACATCACCGCGGCCACGCTCCTCGCGGTGGCGATCCCGTTCGGGCTGGCGCTCATCCCGGGGAACTTCGCCGCCGGGACCCTCTGGCAGCTGTTCGGTACGACCAACCAGCTGACCGCGGGCCTGGCGCTGTCGGTCATCGCCGTGTGGGTGACCAAGCAGGGGCGCAACCCCGTCGCGGTCCTGGTGCCCCTGGTGTTCCTCGCGGTCATGACCTCGTGGGCGCTCCTGGTGCAGCTGAGGGACTTCGCGTTGAGCGACGATCCGATGCAGCGCTTCGTGCTCGCCCCGCTGGACCTGGTCATCTTCGGCCTGGCGGTGTGGATGATGGTGGAGGCGTCCGTGGCCCTGCGCAAGGCCTTCGCCGCGCGCCGCGGCGCGCCGGAGGAGGCCGGCCAGGACCGGGCCGCGGCCGAGGACGGTTCCGGTAGCGACGGGCCGGCCTGACCGCGGGGCCGAACCCCCGTGGGCGGGGCCCGGTCGAGGGCCCCGCCCACGGGCGGGGAAGCAGAAAGCGGGCGGAGACCGTTGTTCGTCCCAGACGCCCCACGAGCCCCACCGGTTACCTGGGAGACCGAAAGCCCAGGTGGACACCGGGTCACAAGGCAAATCCGTACACGATACGATTAGCGGGCGGTCCTCCGCCGGGCATCCTGGGCCCGGTGGGGCGCGAGGTGGCGGGAAACGACGGTCCCGCCGGTTATCGTTGGCGCCATGGGGCGATCCGCGGAAGAAGGCAGACACGAGGCGGGGGGCAGCGTGGCCAGCCCGGTGGTCAGTGACCGCATCTGGACGGTTCCCAACCTGTTGAGCATGCTCCGGTTGTTGGGCGTACCGCTGTTCCTCTGGCTCATCCTGGGCCCGCAGGAGGACTGGTGGGCGCTGCTCGTGCTCGCCCTGGCGGGGCTCAGCGACTGGCTGGACGGCAAGATCGCCCGGGCCTGGGACCAGGCCACCAAGCTGGGGCAGATCCTCGACCCGCTCGCCGACCGCCTCTACATCTTCGCGGCCCTGCTCGGCCTGGTCGTGCGCGGCATCGTCCCGTGGTGGCTGATGGCCATCCTGATCCTGCGCGACGTCCTCATCCTGGGCGCGCTGCCGCTACTGCGCCACTTCGGCTACGGGCCGCTGCCGGTCAACTTCGCGGGCAAGGCCGCCACGCTCTGTCTTCTGTACGCGTTCCCGCTCCTGTTCATCGCGGGTTACGCCTCGATCGTCGGAGATGTGGCCAGGATTGTAGGTTGGGCCTTCGCCCTATGGGGAACGGCTCTGTACTGGTGGGCCGGACTGCTCTACGCCGTACAGGGACTGCGCCTGATGGACCAGACCCGCCGCGACGAACGCGCTGATCACGGGGGTTCCCGGGACAGCGACCCCGCACGCGGCCACGGCGTCGACCGATCGGATCCGATCGCACCGGCGACCGCGGACGGCAACCCCGGCGCGGCACCCGAAGGCCCGGACGGACCGGGCCTACCGGATCAGGGCAGGACCGGACCCTGATCCACTGAACGAACCGGCGGACCGGCTCACCAGAGTCCTGTCGGATCGAAAGGGAGTGTCATCTCCGCCATGAGAACATGTCCCATCGCGCGCGAGGCCGCGCGTTCCGAGTACCTACCCCCCGCCGCACCTCCTGGCCGCGTTGACCGCACCGCCGTTCGGGGGTCCCTACGATGAGTACGACCGATTCCGCGTCCAGCGCTGCGCCTGACGAAACGCCAACCCCTCCGATGAAGGCCGTGGTGATGGCGGGCGGCGAGGGCACGCGCCTGCGCCCCATGACCGCCAACCAGCCCAAACCGCTCCTGCCGGTGGTCAACAAGCCCATCATGGAGCACGTGCTGCTCCTGCTGCGCAAGCACGGGTTCACCGAGACCGTGGTCACCGTGCAGTTCCTGGCCACGCTCATCCGCAACTACTTCGGTGACGGCGAGGAGCTCGGTATGAAGCTCCACTACGTCGCCGAGGAGGTTCCGCTCGGTACCGCGGGCAGCGTCAAGAACGCCGAGGAGCACCTGCGCGGGGAGCCGTTCATCGTCATCTCCGGCGACGCGCTCACCGACATCGACCTCACCGACATGGTCCGCTTCCACAAGGAGCGCGGCGCCAAGGTCACCATCGCCCTCAAGCGGGTACCCAACCCGCTGGAGTTCGGCATCATCATCGTGGACGAGCAGGGGCGCATCCAGCGCTTCCTGGAGAAGCCCACCTGGGGCCAGGTCTTCTCCGACACCGTCAACACCGGCATCTACATCATGGAGCCGGAGGTCCTCGACCGCGTGGCCGCGGGCGAGGTGGTCGACTGGTCCGGCGACGTCTTCCCCGAACTGCTGGAGGAGGGCGAGCCCCTCTACGGGTACGTCGCCGACGGCTACTGGGAGGACGTGGGCACCCACGAGAGCTATCTCAGCGCCCAGGCCGACGTGCTCTCGGGCAAGGTCGACGTGGAGATCGACGGCTTCGAGGTGTCCCCGGGGGTGTGGGTCGGCGAAGGTGCCGAGGTCGACACCAGCGCCGTCCTCAAGGGCCCCCTCTACATCGGCGACTACGCCAAGATCGAGGCCGGGGCGGAGCTGCGCGAGTACACGGTGGTCGGCAGCAACGCCGTGGTGCGCGCGGAGGCCTTCGCCCACCGCACGGTGCTGCACGACAACGTGTTCATCGGCCGCAGCGCCAACCTGCGCGGCTGCGTGATCGGCAAGAACACGGACGTCATGGCGGCCGCCCGGATCGAGGAGGGCGCGGTCGTCGGCGAGGACTGCGTCATCGAGTCCGAGGCCTACGTCAACAACGACGTGAAGGTCTACCCGTTCAAGACCATCGAGGCCGGGGCGGTGGTCAACACCAACGTCGTCTGGGAGTCGCGCGGGCAGCGTTCGCTGTTCGGCCCCCGGGGCGTGTCCGGGCTGATCAACGTCGAGATCACGCCAGAGCTCGCGGTCCGGCTGGCCAACGCCTACGCCACCACGCTCAAGAAGGGTGCGATGGTCACGACCTCCCGTGACGTCTCGCGGGCGGCGCGCACCCTCAAGCGGGCGATCATCAGCGCGCTCACGGCCGCGGCCATGGACGTCCGGGACCTGGAGGTCGTGCCGCTGCCGGTGGCGCGCTTCCACACCTCGCAGAGCGGGATGAGCGGCGGCATCATGGTGCGCACCAGCCCCGGTGACCCCGAGTCCGTGGACATCCTGTTCCTGGACGGTCAGGGCGCCGACCTCTCCCCGGGGGCGCAGCGCAAACTCGACCGGGTCTTCTCCCGGGCCGAGTACCGGCGCGCCTTCCCCGGCGAGATCGGTGAGCTGACCTTCCCCTCCCGCAACGTGGAGAACTACTCCCACGAGCTCCTGAGGGCCGTGGACACCTCCGGGGTGGCCGAGGCCGAGCTGAAGGTCGTGGTGGACTGCGCGGGCGGTACGGGCTCGCTGATCCTGCCCTCGCTGCTGGGGCGGATCGGCGTGGACGTGCTCACGGTCAACAACCGGCTGGACGAGGCCTCGCCCACCGACACCGTGGCCAAGAAGATGCGGGACCTGGAGCGGCTGGGCGAGCTGGTGGCCAACTCCGGGGCCGACTTCGGGGTGCGCTTCGACCCGGTGGCCGAACGGTTGGCCATCGTGGACGAGAACGGCGAGCTGGTGGACGGCGACCGCGCGCTCCTGGTGGTGCTGGACCTGGTCGCCGCCGAACGCCGCGGCGGGCGGGTGGCGCTTCCGGTCACCACGACCCGGGTGGCGGAGACGGTGGCCCGCTCCCACGGGGTCGAGGTGCTCTGGACCGCCACCGCCACCGACGAGCTGACCAAGGCGGTCCGCTCCGAGGGCGAGGAGATCATCTTCGCCGGTGACGGTCGGGGCGGGTTCGTCCTCCCCGAGTTCAGCCCCACCAGTGACGGCATCGCCGCCTTCGTGCGGCTGCTGGGACTGGTGGCGCGGACCCGGCGCTCGCTCGGCCAGATCGATCGTGCGATCCCTCAGGCACACCTGCTGCGCCGTTCGGTGCCCACCCCGTGGGCGGTCAAGGGGAGCGTCATGCGCGCGGTCGTGGAGGCCGCGGGCGAACGCGAACTGGACACCACGGACGGGGTCCGGGTGATCGAGCCGGACGGTAGCTGGGCCCTGGTCCTGCCGGACACGGCCGAAGCGGTCACCCATCTTTGGGCCGAAGGTCCTGATTCAGACAGCGCGCAGCGCCTGCTCGACGAGTGGGCGGCCGTGGTGGAACGGGCCGAGGGTTAACGGAGTGTCAGGCGGGTGCGGGCGGCGGGGCCGTCCGCACCCGCCTGATGCGCACGGGGATGTTTCCGGATGGGCCTCCCATCCCGGAAACATCAGCAGTAAAGTGGATAAAAGCCCAGGTCAGGGCGGGGTTTGGAAGTTCGCGAAAATCCATCCGGGAATCCGGAGAACCAAACGCCCGGGCCGGGCATCTGCTCCAGAACAGGTGTTGGTCTCCCACGAGGCCTGTCCGATGCCGAGGCGGTGCCCCAGGTGCCGACGCGGCCCAAACCCGCAGCGCGGGCGCCCCCAGGGTGTTCGCGGCGGGCCGAGGGGGAGCAAAACCCTGTCTGGACAGGGATATGGTTTAAAGTCGAGTGTTCCCTGAAGCACCGTGTCACCACCCGACCCGGGAATCCCGGCAACGGCGGACACCCAACGGGGGGTGACAAGTTGTACAACATGGGGGATGAGACCTAGCGACCGACCGTGTGGGCCGTACCGCTGCCGCGACAGTGGACCGTCCCGCCGTGTTCCGGAAGACGGGTGGGCCCGGTGCCCGCCGATCGACCGGGACGCGCCACCGATCAGCCGAATCAAGCACCGCCCCGTGCGGTAGGAGGCCGAGCCGACCTATGTCGAGCGTTTACTGCACGCAGTGCGGTCACGCCGTTGCGGATGATGCCCGTTTCTGCTCCCACTGTGGGACCCCCGTCCGCAGGGCCGAACCCCAAAGCCCCCAGCCCAGCGCTGGTGGCGACGCCGGGGGAGATGTCACTTCCACCATCTCCATCTCCGGTATACAGGCCCTCGAGGAGGAGGAACCGGGTGACGAGCTCGGCGGCGACGACCCCGCCAGCGCCGACGCCCTTCCCCCCGGAACCGCTTTGCTGGTGGTTCGACGGGGCCCCAACGCCGGGAGCCGTTTCCTGTTGGACAGCGACGTGACCACCGCGGGCCGCCATCCCAACAGCGACATCTTCCTCGACGACGTCACCGTGTCCCGCCGCCACGTGGAGTTCTTCCGCCGCGGCAACGGTTTCGGCGTCCGCGACGTCGGCAGCCTCAACGGAACCTACGTCAACCGGGAACCGGTGGACGAGGCCGAGCTGGGTGGCGGGGACGAGATCCAGATCGGCAAGTTCCGGATGGTCCTGTTGACCAAACCGCGCCGATGACGGTGCGCTGACCACGGTCGACGGGGGCGGGAGGGCCGAAGAGGTTTGCGGCCCCCCGCCTCCGGAGAGCTTTGTAACGAAGGGTGCCGATTTCGCCCTCGGGTCCTGATCCAACGGGGGAGCAGGGACGAGCGCCCATCCGGCATGACGACTCGTGGGACGGAGCCGCTGTGAAGCACATGGAGGTCGTCGGCGTCCGGGTTGAGATGCCCTCGAACCAGCCGATTGTCCTGCTCAAGGAATCCGAGGGTGACCGCTACCTGCCGATCTGGATCGGCGGGGTGGAGGCCACCGCGATCGCGCTCGCCCAGCAGGGCGTGGCGCCCGCGCGCCCGCTCACGCACGACCTGTTCCGTGACGTCCTGGACGCACTGGACACGGGGCTCGAGACGGTGAACATCACCGGCCTGAGCGACGGCATCTTCTACGCCGAGCTGGTCTTCAGCAACGGGGTGGAGGTCAGCGCGCGCCCTTCGGACTCGATCGCCCTGGCGTTACGGACGGGGGCCCCGATCTACGCCCACGAGGACGTGATCGAGGAGGCCGGGATGCCGATCCCGGACGAGCAGGAGGACCAGGTCGAGGCGTTCCGGGAGTTCCTGGACAACATCTCACCCGAGGACTTCGGCCGACGCAGCACGTGACACGACGGGGCCCGCGCACTGCGGGCCCCGCCTTGTGTCACGTGAGGAGCTTGTGTCCTGTGGGATAAGGAATTGTTGCCCAAAATGAGTGATCCGGGTGGATTCGGGGCGTGCCTCGAAGAACACGACCGTGACCTGCGGCTTTGTCAGTTGTGTGAGTGGTAGATTAGGCGAAGGGAATGGTCGTGGAGTGCACAGCCGAAAAGCGCCGGGTGTGTTCGCTCGCCGTCGGCTCCGGTGCCGCGGCGGCGTCGCCGCACGCACTTGGCGACGCGCCGAGCGGCTTCGTTGACGCTGCCTTGCGGCCGTCCTACGGTCAGTGCTGTGAACCCCACGGCGCGCCCTTTCCCTGAGTGGACTTTCCCCTGTCGATGCCGCCGTGGGCCGAGGAGCCGGAGGTCGGCGTGGCGGTAGCGAGCGGCAAGCGGGATCCCCATGACAGGCGGTCCGCGCTGCGGCTAGCGGGGCAGCAGGGCCTACTGTGCGAAGAGGACGTGATGGCGCTGCCTACGGACGTCGGGTATCGGGGCCCAGCGGCGTGTACGGCCGCGGGGATCACCTATCGACAGCTCGACTACTGGGCCAGGACCGGCCTGGTGGAGCCGAGCGTGCGCACTGGAGCCCACAACGCCCCTCTGTACAGCCTCCCGGACATCCTGATGCTCAAGGTGGCCAAGAGACTCCTGGACACCGGGATCTCGCTCCAGCAGATCCGGACCGCGGTGGACCACCTGCGCGGGCGCCCCGCCGCCGAGCTCTCCCGCATCACCCTGATGAGTGACGGCGTCAGCGTCTACGAGTGCACCTCTCCCGACGAGGTCGTCGACCTCATGCAGCGCGGGCAGGGCATGTTCGGCCTGGCCCTGGCCAACGTCTCCCGTGAGCTGGAAGAGGCCCTGGGGGTGGTGCCCGCCGAGGAGCGGACCGACCTTCCGGCGGCGGCCCCCCAGCCCATGGACGAGCTGGCCCGGCGTCGCAGGGAGCGGCGCACCGGCTGAGTCCGGTCAGATCCCCGGGGGAGGTTCGGCCCGCGAGCCCGGTCGGACCTGTTCGGGCTCCTCTGCCTGTGAGGGCGGTCACCCGTAGGGGCCTTGGCCAGCCACGACGCCCGTAGGATCCGCCGAAAAGGTGTGCCCTGGCTCGGTGGTTCGGGGGTCGATCGAGTACGGTCGTAGTCGCAACGGGGATGAAAACCGACATTCGCCCTGCTTGTGTACATATACAGAGCGTCAGCAGGCTGCTGATACCGCGCGGGAGAGACCTCGGCAACGGGGCGCCGACGGGGCAATACTCCCCAGTAACCTCTCAGGCACCATGGACCGCGCGGAGTAGGCCGCTCTGAAGCCTGGGCACCGCTGTGCCCGGTGACAGAGGGGGAGACCGTGAGGAACACCGCCGACCCGATCGGCCCTGTCACCAGGAGGTCTCCGTGCCTGACCCGTCGAACGTCCCCACCTCGGGCGCGCCCGCCAGGGTGTTCGCCGACCGCCACATCGGCCCCACACCCGCCGAGACCGCGGAGATGCTCAAGACGGTCGGCTACGGCTCCACCGCCGAGCTCATGACCGCTGCGGTACCCGAGTCCATCCTCAGCGCCCCCGGGCAGAGCGCCGCGCTCAACCTGCCCGAGGCGATCGGTGAGGCCGAGGCCCTGGCCGAGCTGCGCGACCTCGCCTCGCGCAACAAGCTCAACACCCCGATGATCGGCCGCGGCTACTACGGCACGCTCACGCCCCCGGTCATCCTGCGCAACATCATGGAGAACCCGGCCTGGTACACGGCCTACACGCCCTACCAGCCGGAGATCTCCCAGGGCCGCCTCGAGGCCCTCATCAACTTCCAGACCATGGTCTCCGACCTCACCGGTCTGCCCATCACCGGTGCCTCCCTGCTGGACGAGGCCACCGCCGCCGCCGAGGCCATGACCCTGGCCCGCCGGGCCACCAAGGTCAAGAGCGACGTGTTCGTGGTCGACTCCGACGTCTTCCCGCAGACCCTCCAGGTCCTGCGCACCCGCGCCGAACCCCTGGGCATCGAGGTGGTCGTCGCCGACCTCACCCAGGGCCTGCCCGAGGGCGACTTCTACGGCGTCCTGGTCCAGTACCCCGCCTCCAGCGGCGTGGTGCGCGACCCCAGCGCCCTCATCGCCCAGGCGCACGAGCGCGGCGCCCTGGCCGTGGTCGCCGCCGACATCCTCGCCCTGACCCTGCTGCGCAGCCCCGGTGAGCTGGGCGCCGACATCGCGGTGGGCTCCACCCAGCGCTTCGGTGTCCCGCTCGGTTTCGGCGGACCGCACGCCGGTTACATGTCCGTGGGCGAGAAGCTGCGCCGCCAGCTGCCCGGCCGCCTGGTCGGCGTCTCGGTGGACAACGCGGGCAAGCCCGCCTACCGCCTGGCCCTGCAGACCCGCGAGCAGCACATCCGCCGCGAGAAGGCCACCAGCAACATCTGTACCGCCCAGGTGCTGCTCGCCGTCATGGCCGGGATGTACGGCGTCTACCACGGTCCCGACGGCCTGCGCGCGATCGCCCGCCAGGTGCACATCCGCACCGTCGCGCTGGCCGACACGCTCACCCAGCGCGGCTTCGAGGTGCTCCACGGCGCGTACTTCGACACCCTGCGCGTGCGCGTGCCCAACGCCGACCGCGTGGTCGAGCGGGCCCTGGAGGCCGGGATCAACCTGCTCGACGTCGACCAGACCACGGTCGGCCTGAGCGTGGACGAGACCATCACCGTCGCCGACCTCGACAAGGTCCTGGCGGCCTTCGGCGAGGCCGACCGCAGTGCCGAGCGCGGCCCGGTCGCCGTGGACGAGGGCGCCGACCGCCTCCCCGCGGACCTGGCCCGGGGCGTCGACTACCTCACCCACCCGGTGTTCAACACCCACCGCAGCGAGACCTCGCTGCTGCGCTACATGCGCCGCCTGTCCGACCGCGACCTCGCGCTGGACCGCACGATGATCCCGCTGGGCTCGTGCACCATGAAGCTCAACGCCACCGCCGAGATGGAGGCCGTCACCTGGCAGGAGTTCGCGGGTCTGCACCCGCTGGCCCCGCTCGACCAGGCGGCCGGCAGCGTCTCGCTCATCCGCGACCTGGAGAAGTGGCTGGCCGAGGTCACCGGCTACGACGCGGTCTCCCTGCAGCCCAACGCCGGTTCGCAGGGCGAGCTCGCCGGTCTGCTGGCGATCCGCGGCTACCACCGCTCGCGCGGTGAGGCCCATCGCGACATCTGCCTCATCCCCAGCTCCGCGCACGGCACCAACGCCGCCAGCGCGGTCATGGCGGGCATGCGGGTGGCCGTGGTGGCCTGCGACGAGGACGGCAACGTCGACCTCGCCGACCTGCGCGCCAAGACCGACAAGCACCGCGAGGACCTGGCGGCCATCATGGTCACCTACCCCTCCACCGCGGGCGTGTACGAGGACACCATCACCGAGGTCTGCCGCCTGGTCCACGAGGCGGGCGGCCAGGTCTACGTCGACGGCGCCAACCTGAACGCCCTGGTCGGCTGGGCCAAGCCGGGCGAGTTCGGTGCGGACGTCAGCCACCTGAACCTGCACAAGACCTTCTGCATCCCGCACGGCGGCGGCGGTCCCGGCGTGGGCCCGGTCGCGGTCCGTTCGCACCTGGCGGGCTTCCTGCCCAACCACCCGGGCCAGCCCGAGGCGGGCCCGCACACCGGGGTCGGCCCGGTCTCGGCCGCGCCGTTCGGCTCCGCG
This DNA window, taken from Nocardiopsis exhalans, encodes the following:
- a CDS encoding mannose-1-phosphate guanyltransferase; protein product: MKAVVMAGGEGTRLRPMTANQPKPLLPVVNKPIMEHVLLLLRKHGFTETVVTVQFLATLIRNYFGDGEELGMKLHYVAEEVPLGTAGSVKNAEEHLRGEPFIVISGDALTDIDLTDMVRFHKERGAKVTIALKRVPNPLEFGIIIVDEQGRIQRFLEKPTWGQVFSDTVNTGIYIMEPEVLDRVAAGEVVDWSGDVFPELLEEGEPLYGYVADGYWEDVGTHESYLSAQADVLSGKVDVEIDGFEVSPGVWVGEGAEVDTSAVLKGPLYIGDYAKIEAGAELREYTVVGSNAVVRAEAFAHRTVLHDNVFIGRSANLRGCVIGKNTDVMAAARIEEGAVVGEDCVIESEAYVNNDVKVYPFKTIEAGAVVNTNVVWESRGQRSLFGPRGVSGLINVEITPELAVRLANAYATTLKKGAMVTTSRDVSRAARTLKRAIISALTAAAMDVRDLEVVPLPVARFHTSQSGMSGGIMVRTSPGDPESVDILFLDGQGADLSPGAQRKLDRVFSRAEYRRAFPGEIGELTFPSRNVENYSHELLRAVDTSGVAEAELKVVVDCAGGTGSLILPSLLGRIGVDVLTVNNRLDEASPTDTVAKKMRDLERLGELVANSGADFGVRFDPVAERLAIVDENGELVDGDRALLVVLDLVAAERRGGRVALPVTTTRVAETVARSHGVEVLWTATATDELTKAVRSEGEEIIFAGDGRGGFVLPEFSPTSDGIAAFVRLLGLVARTRRSLGQIDRAIPQAHLLRRSVPTPWAVKGSVMRAVVEAAGERELDTTDGVRVIEPDGSWALVLPDTAEAVTHLWAEGPDSDSAQRLLDEWAAVVERAEG
- a CDS encoding MerR family transcriptional regulator; amino-acid sequence: MALPTDVGYRGPAACTAAGITYRQLDYWARTGLVEPSVRTGAHNAPLYSLPDILMLKVAKRLLDTGISLQQIRTAVDHLRGRPAAELSRITLMSDGVSVYECTSPDEVVDLMQRGQGMFGLALANVSRELEEALGVVPAEERTDLPAAAPQPMDELARRRRERRTG
- a CDS encoding flavin monoamine oxidase family protein, with amino-acid sequence MSEDVSAEVSGGTRAEPGPRGREADPGRGHTIVVGAGMAGLAAADRLADQGERVTVLEARSRTGGRIHSVHTWDGTTLDAGASWMRGEENNPLSRLVEEVGARTAVFNRSTETAYDPKGRRLLFDRHTRNMEDVNLLHEHMYWATVGASPEESMEEGINHALYDVNLVRSRARDAVEIVHRLAEADHGADAEEVAFSAVASVHEFSGDDVVFPEGMSQLTDYLARGLDVRMEHVVLSISHDDGGVSVRVDTPDGEETLTADRVLVTLPLGVLRARQVAFTPELPAEKRDAVQRLGNGRLEKLFLRFDEVFWGDAEVLVHLGTEEGAWFHWFAGQNVLGEPILVSRNGGNAARFLAGMDDGDVVEHAMASLRGMFKKAPDPIDHYLTHWMDDPFARGGFSFTAVGAGDGDRTALSAPIGDRVFFAGEATDIEHTATVHGALLSGRREAERILSLE
- a CDS encoding FHA domain-containing protein, giving the protein MSSVYCTQCGHAVADDARFCSHCGTPVRRAEPQSPQPSAGGDAGGDVTSTISISGIQALEEEEPGDELGGDDPASADALPPGTALLVVRRGPNAGSRFLLDSDVTTAGRHPNSDIFLDDVTVSRRHVEFFRRGNGFGVRDVGSLNGTYVNREPVDEAELGGGDEIQIGKFRMVLLTKPRR
- a CDS encoding bifunctional nuclease family protein, translating into MKHMEVVGVRVEMPSNQPIVLLKESEGDRYLPIWIGGVEATAIALAQQGVAPARPLTHDLFRDVLDALDTGLETVNITGLSDGIFYAELVFSNGVEVSARPSDSIALALRTGAPIYAHEDVIEEAGMPIPDEQEDQVEAFREFLDNISPEDFGRRST
- a CDS encoding CDP-alcohol phosphatidyltransferase family protein — protein: MASPVVSDRIWTVPNLLSMLRLLGVPLFLWLILGPQEDWWALLVLALAGLSDWLDGKIARAWDQATKLGQILDPLADRLYIFAALLGLVVRGIVPWWLMAILILRDVLILGALPLLRHFGYGPLPVNFAGKAATLCLLYAFPLLFIAGYASIVGDVARIVGWAFALWGTALYWWAGLLYAVQGLRLMDQTRRDERADHGGSRDSDPARGHGVDRSDPIAPATADGNPGAAPEGPDGPGLPDQGRTGP
- a CDS encoding carbon starvation CstA family protein, with amino-acid sequence MSALAVLLGALALFALGYRFYSAYLAKRVYSLDPDFVTPAHAYKDGIDFVPTNKHIVFAHHFISVAGAAPIVGPAIAVFWGWGPALLWVVLGTIFASGAHDFGAIVVSVRHKGKSIGALAKDVIGTRARILFLLIIFFLVTMVNAVFAVIITGLLIANPEAVLPVLVTIPLAIGVGQVVYRRRSAALVPSLISLLVVYACIPLGQAFPITVDPLANLLGADPALVWLVLIFVYTFFTSRLPVWLLLQPRDYINQQQMVVGLLVIMVGIIVGMNTIEAPAFRGDLPEGSPPIFPLLFITIACGAVSGFHSLVASGTTSKQLNKETDARYVGYLSSLGEGTLAVCSILACTAGIMVFSANEGTAWTDHYADWATAGTNPAGRFVEGVAGFASNIGIPEGVGLVFATVVVVSFAATSLDTAVRLQRYTIQEISSIVKEKAAQGGVLERSSRFLSRNITAATLLAVAIPFGLALIPGNFAAGTLWQLFGTTNQLTAGLALSVIAVWVTKQGRNPVAVLVPLVFLAVMTSWALLVQLRDFALSDDPMQRFVLAPLDLVIFGLAVWMMVEASVALRKAFAARRGAPEEAGQDRAAAEDGSGSDGPA